From a region of the Methylocystis hirsuta genome:
- a CDS encoding sensor histidine kinase — protein MARDDEDFERRPDPDALLALSDKESKGKLCVFLGAAPGVGKTYAMLARAQAAKAEGVDVVVGVAETHGRAETQALLNGLETLPRRKCDYRGRIIEEFDIDAALARKPQLILVDELAHTNAPDSRHPKRWQDVEELLDVGIDIWTTLNVQHLESLADVVSRVTGVAVRETVPDRVLQNAADVILVDITPEELLQRLKDGKVYVPETARRATQNFFTPRNLTALRELALRRTADRVDDQMVDFLRQGAIEGPWATAERLLVCVGRDANSEAVVRAGARLATALNATWIALYVERAGQEEESAEVVRSVDQALRLAERLGAEIARTPGDDLAGEALRFARRENITQIVLGRSRARPFSRLLRRSLTDEILRRSTDIAVHVVVQEDSPPQSRQARKLPTLSQTWLGFGGAAVSVLMTVLVGYGLERWLGLVNPSVIFLLPVVLCTVWLGMWSAIIAAVLSFFACDFFFFSPRYELTISQPQEFLTLVVALVVAVITGMLASKMRTYAQNMRQRSQAVQSLFEFSRKLSTIATPDDILWASTLQIQKAGEASSVIMLIPEEGGLKVSAAWPPVDRMDAGELAAARWALEKAEPAGWRTDTLPNVRFQFRPLATARGVVAVCGIEPKTPEEPLSAATESTISSLIEQTAIAIDRSMLVGESVKAAALEENEKLRTILLSALSHDLRTPLTSITGAVTSLRELGEKLPLEDRKDLLLSIEEEAGRLSRFIANMLDMSRIESGALAPRSDLVDVAEVIRSVLERAKRTFSGKDTSISIAPDLPPIRGDANLLGQVLFNLIDNAHKYGGPAGAIVHARREGGDVVITVTDEGPGVKAADLERIFEKFYRSGRVDGRKAGTGLGLSICRGLVSAMGGTIVAQSPAARRRGTRLIMRFPAARESKRGVAA, from the coding sequence TTGGCCCGCGACGACGAAGACTTCGAGCGCCGACCTGACCCCGATGCGCTCCTTGCCTTGAGCGACAAGGAGAGCAAAGGGAAGCTCTGCGTGTTCCTCGGCGCTGCGCCCGGCGTCGGCAAAACCTACGCGATGCTGGCGCGCGCGCAAGCGGCCAAGGCTGAGGGCGTCGATGTTGTCGTAGGGGTGGCGGAAACTCATGGGCGCGCTGAGACGCAAGCGCTCCTCAACGGTCTTGAGACTCTGCCACGTCGCAAGTGCGACTATCGCGGTCGGATCATCGAAGAATTCGACATCGACGCGGCGCTGGCGCGAAAGCCTCAGCTCATCCTCGTCGACGAACTCGCGCATACCAACGCGCCCGACAGCCGCCATCCCAAACGCTGGCAGGATGTCGAAGAGCTGCTCGATGTCGGCATCGACATCTGGACCACGCTCAATGTTCAGCATCTGGAAAGCCTCGCCGACGTCGTCTCCCGCGTCACCGGCGTCGCGGTGCGCGAGACGGTGCCGGATCGCGTCCTGCAGAACGCCGCCGACGTCATCCTTGTCGACATCACGCCGGAAGAACTGCTGCAGCGACTGAAGGATGGCAAGGTCTATGTTCCCGAGACGGCGAGACGCGCGACGCAGAATTTCTTCACGCCGCGCAACCTCACGGCGCTGCGCGAACTTGCCCTGCGTCGAACCGCGGACCGCGTCGACGATCAGATGGTCGACTTCCTTCGGCAAGGGGCGATCGAAGGCCCCTGGGCGACGGCGGAACGCTTGCTCGTCTGCGTCGGCCGCGACGCCAATTCGGAGGCGGTGGTTCGCGCCGGCGCGCGCCTCGCCACGGCCCTCAACGCCACCTGGATTGCGCTTTACGTCGAACGCGCCGGCCAGGAGGAAGAATCTGCTGAGGTCGTGAGAAGCGTCGACCAGGCGCTCAGGCTCGCGGAACGGCTCGGGGCGGAAATCGCCCGCACGCCAGGCGACGATCTCGCAGGCGAAGCGCTGCGTTTCGCGCGACGCGAGAATATCACACAGATCGTCTTGGGCCGCTCGCGCGCGCGGCCTTTTTCGCGACTGCTGCGGCGCTCGCTGACCGACGAAATTCTTCGGCGGTCGACCGATATCGCGGTTCACGTCGTCGTGCAGGAGGACAGCCCGCCGCAAAGCCGACAGGCTCGGAAATTGCCGACCTTGTCACAGACATGGCTCGGCTTCGGCGGCGCTGCGGTCTCCGTCTTGATGACGGTCCTCGTCGGCTATGGCCTCGAGCGCTGGCTCGGCCTCGTCAATCCCTCGGTCATCTTCTTGCTTCCCGTCGTGCTTTGCACCGTGTGGCTCGGGATGTGGTCCGCGATCATTGCGGCGGTTCTGTCCTTTTTCGCCTGCGACTTTTTCTTTTTCAGTCCGCGCTATGAACTCACCATTTCGCAACCGCAGGAATTTCTAACGCTCGTCGTCGCGTTGGTGGTCGCCGTCATAACGGGAATGCTCGCGAGCAAAATGCGCACTTACGCGCAAAACATGCGGCAGCGGTCTCAAGCCGTGCAGTCGCTGTTCGAATTCTCTCGCAAACTCTCCACGATCGCGACGCCCGACGACATTCTCTGGGCCTCCACTCTGCAGATTCAGAAAGCCGGCGAAGCGTCCAGCGTCATCATGCTGATCCCCGAAGAGGGCGGTTTGAAAGTGTCAGCGGCCTGGCCGCCGGTCGATCGGATGGACGCCGGCGAACTTGCCGCCGCCCGTTGGGCGCTGGAAAAAGCCGAGCCCGCCGGATGGCGGACGGACACGCTGCCCAATGTGCGTTTTCAGTTCCGGCCTCTCGCGACGGCGCGCGGCGTCGTCGCCGTTTGCGGGATCGAGCCCAAGACGCCCGAGGAGCCGCTTTCCGCCGCCACGGAAAGCACGATTTCTTCATTGATTGAACAGACCGCGATCGCGATCGACCGTTCGATGCTCGTCGGCGAATCTGTCAAGGCGGCGGCCCTCGAGGAAAATGAAAAATTGCGGACGATTCTGCTCTCCGCCCTGTCGCATGATCTGCGCACGCCGCTGACCTCGATCACCGGCGCGGTGACGAGCCTGCGCGAACTTGGCGAGAAGCTTCCGCTGGAGGATCGCAAAGACCTTCTGCTGTCGATTGAAGAAGAGGCCGGACGCCTGTCGCGCTTCATCGCCAATATGCTCGACATGTCGCGCATCGAGTCGGGCGCGCTGGCGCCGCGCAGCGATCTCGTCGATGTGGCGGAGGTGATCCGTAGCGTCCTCGAAAGAGCCAAGAGAACTTTTTCAGGCAAGGATACGTCGATCAGCATCGCGCCCGACCTTCCGCCTATTCGCGGCGACGCCAATCTGCTCGGGCAGGTTCTCTTCAATCTGATCGACAATGCGCATAAATATGGCGGACCTGCCGGCGCGATCGTTCACGCCCGGCGCGAGGGCGGCGACGTCGTCATCACCGTGACCGACGAGGGGCCCGGCGTGAAAGCAGCCGACCTCGAGCGCATTTTCGAGAAATTTTATCGCAGCGGGCGCGTTGACGGCCGCAAGGCCGGCACTGGCCTCGGCCTCTCGATCTGCCGCGGTCTGGTCAGCGCCATGGGCGGAACCATCGTCGCGCAAAGCCCTGCCGCCCGCCGTCGAGGCACGAGACTCATCATGCGTTTTCCTGCCGCGCGCGAATCGAAGCGGGGCGTGGCGGCATGA
- the kdpC gene encoding potassium-transporting ATPase subunit KdpC: protein MLSHIRPAIVMIVLFTALTGLVYPLAITGVAQLALPAQANGNVIERDGTVIGSALIGQNFASDRYFHGRPSATTGSDPADPSKTVDAPYNAANSMGSNLGPTSKKLVDRINAAIEAEFSAGRIDVVAADAATTSASGLDPHISPQFALAQAAAVAKARNLSESQVRAVVEANVEGRILGAIGEPRVNVLLLNMALDRLQ, encoded by the coding sequence ATGCTCTCCCACATTCGTCCGGCGATCGTCATGATCGTTCTTTTCACCGCGCTGACCGGACTCGTCTATCCGCTCGCGATCACCGGGGTTGCGCAACTCGCCCTGCCGGCGCAGGCCAATGGAAACGTGATCGAACGCGATGGAACAGTGATCGGCTCGGCGCTGATCGGACAGAACTTTGCCTCCGATCGCTATTTTCACGGCCGGCCTTCGGCAACGACAGGCTCCGACCCGGCTGATCCTTCCAAAACCGTCGACGCGCCCTACAATGCGGCGAACTCGATGGGCTCCAATCTCGGGCCGACGTCGAAGAAGCTTGTCGACCGCATCAATGCGGCGATCGAGGCGGAATTTTCCGCCGGCCGAATTGACGTCGTGGCCGCCGATGCTGCGACGACATCCGCCTCCGGCCTTGATCCGCATATTTCGCCGCAGTTCGCGCTGGCTCAGGCGGCAGCCGTCGCCAAGGCACGCAATCTCAGCGAGTCGCAGGTGCGCGCCGTTGTCGAAGCGAATGTCGAAGGGCGCATTCTTGGCGCGATCGGCGAGCCGCGCGTAAATGTGCTCTTGCTGAATATGGCTCTTGATCGCTTACAATAG
- the kdpB gene encoding potassium-transporting ATPase subunit KdpB, with product MSHKVAAPGLFDAAITKRAAVDAFRKLDPRRLARNPVIFVTEIVSAVVTAFFVRDLLAQNGAAFFSGQIVAWLWFTVLFANFAEAVAEGRGKAQADALRRTRSDSHAKRLIDPQDKSGMKDVYEGVSALDLKLGDLVLVEAGELIPGDGEVIEGVASVNESAITGESAPVIREAGGDRSAVTGGTTVLSDWIKVKITAAPGSTFIDRMIALVEGAQRQKTPNELALSILLSGLTIIFLIVCVTLWPLAIYSGAAISVTVLIALLVCLIPTTIGGLLSAIGIAGMDRLIRFNVIATSGRAVEAAGDVDTLLLDKTGTITFGNRMADEFVPVEGVSERVFIEAALLASLADETPEGRSIVALAKGALGFSTPDLGADAQIVPFSAHTRISGVDLPGRALRKGAVDAVAAHARSVPLDFEGAVERISRSGGTPLAVSENGMLLGVIHLKDIIKPDIKARFAALRAMGVKTVMVTGDNPITAAAIAGEAGVDDFIAQAKPEDKLAYIRKEQQGGRLIAMCGDGTNDAPALAQADVGVAMQTGTQAAREAGNMVDLDSDPTKLIEIVAIGKQLLMTRGSLTTFSIANDVAKYFAIIPALFVVAYPELEAINIMKLASPQSAILSAVIFNALIIIALIPLALKGVPYRPVGAAALLRRNLLIYGLGGLIAPFIGIKLIDLAVSAIHLA from the coding sequence ATGTCGCATAAGGTCGCCGCTCCCGGTCTATTCGACGCCGCGATCACGAAGCGCGCCGCCGTCGACGCCTTCAGGAAGCTCGATCCGAGACGCCTCGCCCGCAATCCGGTGATCTTCGTCACGGAAATCGTGTCGGCGGTGGTCACGGCGTTCTTTGTGCGCGATCTCCTTGCGCAGAACGGCGCCGCCTTTTTCTCAGGCCAGATCGTCGCTTGGCTGTGGTTCACCGTGCTCTTCGCCAATTTCGCCGAAGCGGTGGCGGAGGGACGCGGAAAGGCGCAGGCGGACGCTTTGCGCAGGACGCGTAGCGATTCACACGCCAAGCGGTTGATTGATCCGCAGGACAAGAGCGGCATGAAGGACGTCTATGAAGGCGTTTCGGCGCTCGATCTCAAACTCGGCGACCTGGTGCTGGTCGAGGCCGGCGAACTCATCCCCGGCGACGGCGAAGTGATCGAAGGCGTCGCCTCGGTCAACGAGTCGGCGATCACAGGCGAGTCCGCGCCGGTCATCCGCGAGGCGGGGGGCGACCGTTCCGCCGTTACCGGCGGCACGACGGTTCTCTCCGATTGGATCAAGGTCAAGATCACCGCGGCGCCCGGTTCGACCTTTATCGATCGGATGATCGCGCTCGTCGAGGGCGCGCAGCGGCAGAAAACGCCGAATGAACTGGCGCTGTCGATTCTCCTGTCCGGGCTGACCATCATTTTTCTCATCGTCTGCGTGACGCTCTGGCCGCTTGCGATCTACTCCGGCGCGGCGATTTCGGTCACCGTGCTGATCGCGCTGCTCGTCTGTCTGATCCCGACGACCATCGGCGGTCTCCTGTCGGCGATCGGCATCGCCGGCATGGACAGGCTGATCCGCTTCAATGTCATCGCCACCTCGGGCCGCGCGGTGGAGGCGGCGGGCGACGTGGACACGCTGCTTCTCGACAAGACTGGCACCATCACCTTCGGCAATCGCATGGCGGACGAGTTCGTTCCGGTCGAAGGCGTTTCGGAGCGCGTTTTCATCGAAGCCGCTCTTCTTGCTTCGCTCGCGGATGAAACTCCGGAAGGCAGATCGATCGTCGCGTTGGCCAAGGGCGCTCTCGGCTTTTCGACGCCGGACCTCGGCGCGGACGCGCAGATCGTCCCCTTTTCAGCGCACACGCGCATTTCCGGCGTTGATCTTCCCGGCCGGGCGCTGCGCAAGGGCGCCGTCGACGCGGTCGCGGCGCATGCTAGGTCCGTTCCCCTTGATTTCGAAGGCGCTGTCGAGCGCATCTCGCGTTCGGGCGGCACGCCCCTCGCCGTGTCGGAAAACGGCATGCTGCTGGGCGTCATTCACCTCAAAGACATCATCAAGCCGGACATCAAGGCGCGCTTTGCCGCCTTGCGCGCGATGGGCGTCAAAACCGTGATGGTCACCGGCGACAATCCCATTACCGCCGCGGCGATCGCCGGAGAAGCGGGAGTCGACGACTTCATCGCGCAAGCCAAGCCCGAGGACAAACTCGCCTATATCCGTAAGGAGCAGCAGGGCGGCCGCCTGATCGCCATGTGCGGCGACGGCACCAATGACGCGCCGGCGCTCGCTCAGGCGGACGTTGGCGTCGCCATGCAGACCGGCACCCAGGCGGCGCGCGAAGCCGGCAATATGGTCGACCTCGACAGCGATCCGACAAAGCTCATCGAGATCGTCGCGATCGGCAAACAGCTGCTGATGACGCGCGGCTCGCTGACCACCTTCTCGATCGCCAATGACGTCGCCAAATATTTCGCGATCATCCCGGCGCTGTTTGTCGTCGCCTATCCGGAACTGGAGGCGATCAACATCATGAAGCTCGCCTCGCCGCAGTCGGCAATTCTCTCGGCGGTGATCTTCAACGCGCTCATTATTATCGCGCTCATCCCGCTCGCGCTGAAGGGCGTCCCGTACCGGCCCGTGGGCGCCGCCGCCTTATTGCGACGAAATCTGTTGATCTATGGGCTCGGCGGCCTGATCGCGCCATTCATCGGCATCAAGCTCATCGACCTCGCCGTCTCGGCCATTCATCTCGCGTAA
- the kdpA gene encoding potassium-transporting ATPase subunit KdpA, translated as MTSIGLAQIAIVLLAVIVAAIPLGNYIAAVLAGERSLLSPALSPLERVFYRLAGVDPAREQNWLAYAMAMLAFSVVGFVSLYALQRLQAYLPLNPQGFSGVPADLAFNTSMSFVTNTNWQNYGGESTMSHLTQMLGLTVHNFLSAAAGLAMAFALVRGFSRAESPTIGNFWVDLTRSTLYVLLPMSIVVALALVALGVPQTLQGSIEATTLEGAKQTLAIGPVASQEAIKELGTNGGGFFNANSAHPFENPNALSNMLEIWALLVIPFATAFAFGRAVFDDRQGRAIAITMMIVLVAGVSVAYWAEAGGNPLLTEIGVDPSPGNMEGKEVRFGPAMSALFAASTTGTSCGAVNAMHDSFMPLGGLVPLFNMLMGSIAPGGVGAGLYGFLVLAIIAVFIAGLMVGRTPEYLGKKIETREMKLAMLAVLIYPLSVLVFTGVSVMLQTGLASLNNAGPHGLSEILYAFASATDNNGSAFAGLTGNTPWYNTTLGVAMLLGRFAFVIPVLAIAGAFAAKKKGAASVGTFPTHGPLFIGLLLGVIVILYLLQYFPAFALGPIVEHFALLAGKTF; from the coding sequence ATGACGTCCATTGGGCTGGCGCAAATCGCCATCGTCCTGCTTGCCGTTATTGTCGCGGCTATTCCGCTCGGCAATTACATAGCCGCCGTCTTAGCGGGCGAGCGCAGCCTGCTCTCTCCCGCGCTCTCGCCCCTTGAGCGCGTCTTCTACAGACTCGCCGGCGTTGATCCTGCGCGGGAGCAAAACTGGCTTGCATACGCGATGGCCATGCTGGCCTTCAGCGTGGTCGGATTTGTTTCGCTTTACGCGCTGCAACGGTTGCAGGCTTATCTGCCGCTCAATCCTCAGGGCTTTAGCGGGGTTCCCGCCGACCTCGCCTTCAACACGTCGATGAGCTTCGTCACCAACACCAACTGGCAAAACTACGGCGGCGAGTCGACGATGAGCCACCTGACGCAAATGCTCGGCCTCACGGTGCACAATTTTTTATCCGCCGCCGCCGGCCTTGCGATGGCGTTTGCGCTGGTGCGCGGTTTCTCGCGCGCCGAATCGCCGACAATCGGCAATTTCTGGGTCGACCTCACCCGTTCGACGCTTTACGTGCTCCTGCCGATGTCGATCGTCGTCGCGCTCGCCCTGGTCGCTCTCGGCGTTCCGCAGACGCTTCAAGGTTCGATCGAGGCGACCACGCTCGAGGGCGCCAAGCAGACGCTGGCCATAGGCCCGGTCGCCAGCCAAGAGGCGATCAAGGAACTCGGAACCAATGGCGGCGGCTTCTTCAACGCCAATTCGGCGCATCCTTTCGAGAATCCCAATGCGCTTTCCAACATGCTGGAGATCTGGGCTCTGCTCGTCATCCCCTTTGCGACGGCGTTCGCCTTTGGGCGTGCGGTCTTCGATGATCGACAGGGTCGCGCGATCGCCATCACCATGATGATCGTGCTCGTCGCGGGCGTATCAGTCGCTTACTGGGCCGAGGCAGGCGGCAATCCGTTGCTGACCGAGATCGGCGTCGATCCGTCGCCCGGCAATATGGAAGGCAAGGAGGTCCGCTTCGGCCCCGCGATGAGCGCGCTATTCGCCGCGTCGACGACAGGCACGAGCTGCGGCGCCGTCAACGCGATGCACGACTCCTTCATGCCGCTCGGCGGTCTCGTGCCCCTGTTCAACATGCTGATGGGCAGCATCGCGCCGGGCGGCGTCGGCGCCGGGCTCTACGGCTTTCTGGTGCTGGCGATCATCGCCGTTTTCATCGCCGGGCTTATGGTCGGCCGCACGCCGGAATACCTCGGCAAGAAGATCGAGACGCGCGAGATGAAGCTCGCGATGCTGGCGGTGCTGATCTATCCGCTCAGCGTGCTTGTCTTCACCGGCGTTTCAGTCATGCTTCAGACCGGCCTCGCCAGTCTGAACAATGCCGGACCGCACGGACTTTCCGAAATCCTTTACGCATTCGCTTCAGCGACGGACAACAACGGATCGGCTTTCGCAGGCCTGACGGGCAATACGCCTTGGTACAACACGACGCTCGGCGTCGCGATGCTGCTCGGACGCTTCGCCTTCGTCATTCCCGTGTTGGCGATCGCCGGCGCCTTCGCGGCGAAAAAGAAGGGCGCTGCTTCAGTTGGCACCTTCCCGACGCATGGGCCTCTCTTCATTGGCCTGCTGCTCGGCGTCATCGTCATCCTCTATCTGCTGCAATATTTCCCGGCGTTCGCGCTCGGCCCCATCGTCGAGCATTTCGCGCTGCTTGCTGGAAAAACCTTCTAA
- the kdpF gene encoding K(+)-transporting ATPase subunit F encodes MRGPAGAFRENRMFEPVIGLIVAVLLGTYLAYTLLHPEKF; translated from the coding sequence ATGCGCGGGCCTGCGGGCGCCTTTAGGGAGAACCGCATGTTTGAACCTGTCATTGGACTGATCGTCGCCGTGCTTCTCGGCACCTATCTCGCCTATACGCTGCTCCATCCGGAAAAATTCTAA
- a CDS encoding TetR/AcrR family transcriptional regulator, translating into MGNERMARGQSLEARVGGVAGMKTEIEEPAMKSPSTDHETAAGSTEAHVAGRKECSVIEAARKLFLEQGFAETSMDAIARSACVSKATLYAYFPSKEALFAYLIEAECRLKASRLQMPDLDIGLVEALRSFARQFVEVYLTPESMAFFQAISSERMRFPQLCRLFFESGPKNELMRVAALLEEAKDRGLLTFSDANEAASHFLSLVRGDLPLHTALGLEPGAEASVNAKVDAGIDAFLRAYRREGTSRAATRCRNRTASN; encoded by the coding sequence ATGGGGAATGAGCGTATGGCGCGGGGGCAGAGCCTTGAAGCAAGAGTCGGCGGCGTCGCCGGTATGAAGACTGAAATCGAGGAACCCGCCATGAAGAGCCCGTCGACGGATCATGAGACGGCGGCAGGATCGACGGAGGCGCATGTTGCGGGACGGAAGGAATGTTCCGTAATCGAGGCCGCGCGAAAACTATTCCTTGAACAGGGCTTCGCCGAGACGAGCATGGACGCGATCGCGCGGTCCGCTTGCGTGTCGAAGGCGACGCTTTACGCTTATTTCCCCAGCAAGGAAGCTTTGTTCGCCTATTTGATCGAAGCGGAATGCCGCCTGAAGGCGAGCAGGCTGCAGATGCCGGATCTCGATATCGGCCTTGTCGAGGCGCTTCGAAGCTTCGCGCGTCAATTTGTGGAAGTGTATTTGACGCCGGAGTCGATGGCGTTTTTTCAGGCGATTTCCAGTGAGCGCATGCGCTTTCCGCAACTCTGCAGGCTCTTCTTTGAAAGTGGGCCTAAAAACGAACTCATGCGCGTCGCGGCGCTGCTCGAAGAGGCCAAAGACCGCGGCCTCCTGACGTTCTCAGACGCGAATGAAGCCGCTAGCCATTTTTTGAGTCTTGTCCGCGGGGATCTACCGCTTCATACAGCGCTCGGCCTCGAACCGGGAGCCGAAGCCTCCGTTAACGCGAAGGTCGACGCCGGAATTGATGCTTTTTTGAGAGCATACAGGCGAGAGGGAACTTCGCGCGCTGCAACGAGATGTCGCAACAGGACCGCTTCAAACTAA
- a CDS encoding efflux transporter outer membrane subunit — protein sequence MSSKGGAAVLGLLLAACLSGCAVGPDFAAPDAPLGAGYAVGKPANVTQSAAIAGGGAQRLVPGRDIPGEWWRLFRSKQIAALVAEAVNNHPNIAAAEAALRQARETTEADVGSFFPSATLTQSVARTQMTTAQFGGLGQSSSSSGSQSSSSSGPTAIIYTLHNSNAAVSFTPDVFGKTARTVEGDFAASEYQRYQLEATYLALTANVVTAAIADSSYASQIKVTRVLIADYQKQLDILQKRFELGAVSAADVVSEKALVAQAQATLPPLEKARAQTRNQLMAYLGRFPNDDKGEAIDIEHLHLPRDLPLSLPSNLVRQRPDVLSAEAQLHQASANVGVATANMLPQLTLTGNGGSQASNFSQLFLPQTSVYNLATQLSGQAFDAGRLFHQREAKLAALEQTEAQYRATVISAFENVANALQAIKHDAETLRAQVAAEKAAAESLDISQAQYTAGSTTYTTVLNAEQTLLSARLNRVQAQAARFSDTAALMQALGGGWWNRIDETPASLPKPTDLISTLPIAAAIRAEAEERSRAR from the coding sequence ATGAGTTCAAAGGGTGGGGCGGCAGTGCTGGGGCTTCTGCTTGCCGCGTGTCTTTCCGGCTGCGCCGTGGGTCCCGACTTTGCCGCGCCCGACGCGCCCTTGGGCGCGGGCTATGCGGTGGGCAAGCCTGCTAACGTCACCCAATCGGCGGCCATCGCGGGCGGCGGCGCACAAAGGCTCGTTCCTGGCCGCGACATTCCGGGGGAATGGTGGCGACTGTTCCGCTCGAAGCAGATTGCGGCGCTCGTGGCCGAGGCGGTGAACAATCATCCAAACATCGCGGCCGCGGAAGCGGCGCTTCGCCAGGCGCGGGAGACGACGGAAGCCGATGTAGGCTCCTTCTTTCCATCGGCCACTCTGACCCAGAGCGTGGCGCGCACGCAGATGACGACGGCGCAGTTCGGCGGCCTCGGGCAAAGCTCCTCGTCGAGCGGATCGCAAAGCTCCTCGTCGAGCGGGCCGACGGCGATCATCTATACGCTCCATAATTCGAACGCCGCCGTGTCCTTCACGCCCGACGTCTTCGGCAAAACGGCGCGCACGGTCGAAGGCGATTTCGCGGCCTCGGAATATCAGCGATACCAGCTTGAGGCGACCTATCTGGCGCTGACCGCCAATGTGGTGACCGCGGCGATCGCCGATTCCTCCTACGCCTCGCAGATCAAGGTCACGCGCGTACTCATCGCCGACTATCAGAAGCAACTCGATATTCTGCAGAAGCGTTTCGAACTCGGCGCCGTGAGCGCGGCCGACGTCGTCTCGGAAAAGGCGCTCGTCGCTCAGGCGCAAGCGACGCTGCCGCCGCTCGAAAAGGCGCGGGCGCAGACGCGCAATCAGCTCATGGCCTATCTCGGCCGCTTTCCTAATGACGACAAGGGAGAGGCGATCGACATAGAGCATCTGCATCTCCCGCGTGATCTGCCGCTCAGCCTGCCGTCCAATCTCGTGCGCCAGCGTCCCGACGTGCTTTCGGCGGAGGCGCAATTGCATCAGGCAAGCGCCAATGTGGGCGTCGCCACGGCCAATATGCTGCCGCAGCTGACGTTGACGGGCAATGGCGGCAGTCAGGCTTCGAATTTCTCGCAATTATTCTTGCCGCAGACCTCGGTCTACAATCTTGCGACGCAGCTCTCCGGCCAGGCGTTCGATGCCGGCAGATTGTTCCACCAGCGCGAGGCGAAGCTCGCCGCGCTCGAACAGACGGAAGCGCAATATCGCGCGACCGTGATCAGCGCCTTCGAAAACGTCGCCAACGCCTTGCAGGCGATCAAGCATGACGCGGAGACGCTGCGTGCGCAGGTTGCGGCGGAAAAGGCCGCCGCTGAAAGCCTGGATATCTCGCAAGCGCAATATACGGCCGGCTCGACCACCTATACGACGGTGCTCAACGCCGAGCAGACTCTGCTCAGCGCCCGTCTCAATCGCGTCCAGGCGCAGGCCGCGCGCTTCTCCGACACGGCGGCGCTGATGCAGGCGCTCGGCGGCGGTTGGTGGAATCGCATCGACGAGACGCCGGCGTCGCTTCCCAAACCCACCGACCTCATTTCAACCCTGCCGATCGCGGCGGCCATACGCGCCGAGGCTGAGGAACGCTCCCGTGCCCGTTAA
- a CDS encoding efflux RND transporter periplasmic adaptor subunit, with product MFKPMMIMLASVALVFAALYGFVSFRSMMIGRFLASMANPPQTVSVTTAAYREWRPKFSAIGTFRAVNGADLSLETSGIVEKIYFQSGQDVEAGQILLELRKDTDNARLESLKATAELNAINLRRDQSQLKIKAVSQATVDSDVANLRSANAQVVQQEAVIAQKTLLAPFAGRLGIRQIDLGQYIGAGTVIVTLQALDPIFLDFVLPQQDLNGVSVGQTIAATVDAFPGQSFTGKIDAISSKVDLASRNVQIRASLANAERKLRPGMFASVEIATGKPQRLITLPQTAIVYAPFGNSVFLAQKSQESADNKAPQGSGLVAHQAFVRLGELRGDEVSVLEGVPEGATVVTAGQVKLRNGAPLAVSQEPSPPVDAYPKPVDQ from the coding sequence ATGTTCAAGCCCATGATGATCATGCTGGCGAGCGTCGCCCTCGTGTTCGCAGCTCTTTACGGCTTCGTCAGTTTCCGCTCGATGATGATTGGGCGGTTCCTCGCCTCCATGGCCAATCCGCCACAGACCGTGTCGGTGACGACGGCCGCCTATCGGGAATGGCGCCCGAAGTTTTCAGCGATCGGCACTTTCCGCGCCGTCAATGGCGCGGACCTCTCGCTCGAAACCTCGGGCATCGTGGAGAAGATTTACTTCCAGTCGGGGCAGGACGTCGAGGCGGGGCAAATTCTCCTCGAGCTGCGCAAGGATACGGACAATGCGAGGCTTGAATCGCTGAAAGCCACGGCGGAGCTCAACGCCATCAATCTGCGCCGCGACCAGTCGCAACTCAAAATCAAGGCCGTGAGCCAGGCGACAGTGGATTCGGACGTCGCCAATCTGAGAAGCGCCAACGCCCAAGTCGTGCAGCAGGAGGCGGTGATCGCGCAGAAGACTCTGCTCGCGCCCTTTGCCGGAAGGCTCGGCATCCGCCAGATCGATCTTGGCCAATATATCGGCGCCGGAACGGTGATCGTGACCTTGCAGGCGCTCGATCCGATTTTTCTCGACTTTGTCCTGCCCCAGCAGGACTTGAATGGCGTTTCGGTCGGACAAACGATCGCCGCGACGGTCGACGCCTTTCCGGGCCAGAGCTTTACGGGCAAGATCGACGCCATCAGCTCCAAGGTGGATCTCGCGAGCCGCAACGTGCAGATTCGCGCGAGCCTCGCCAACGCCGAACGCAAGCTGCGTCCCGGCATGTTCGCTTCGGTGGAAATCGCGACCGGCAAGCCCCAGCGCCTCATCACGCTGCCGCAAACGGCGATCGTCTATGCGCCTTTCGGCAATTCGGTGTTCCTTGCGCAAAAAAGCCAGGAGAGCGCCGACAACAAGGCGCCGCAAGGCTCTGGGCTCGTCGCGCACCAAGCCTTCGTTCGGCTCGGCGAGTTGCGCGGCGATGAAGTGTCGGTGCTCGAAGGGGTGCCCGAAGGCGCCACGGTCGTCACGGCCGGTCAGGTCAAGCTGCGCAACGGCGCGCCGCTCGCCGTGTCGCAAGAGCCGTCACCGCCTGTCGACGCCTATCCCAAGCCCGTGGATCAGTGA